In Flavobacteriales bacterium, one genomic interval encodes:
- a CDS encoding DUF4123 domain-containing protein produces MSNTFTLFDAASLHGSIHQAKEHCSEHQCLYIGDSETVLGHVAPWLFDASHSPGFKRWVGEEAPGKNWGIIVQSHATLEELHHHFRQFLMVTTEEGKELYFRFYDPRVLRVFLPTCDAEQLQEFFGIDLVDAFVMEDEAGNMIRFTLDGGALYKQELGMDLKGFLAVREKELAETIANTERVACAPANSPA; encoded by the coding sequence ATGTCAAACACCTTCACCCTCTTCGATGCAGCATCCCTGCATGGTTCCATCCACCAAGCCAAAGAGCATTGTTCTGAGCATCAATGCCTCTACATCGGCGATAGCGAAACCGTACTCGGACACGTAGCTCCATGGTTGTTCGATGCTTCGCATTCACCAGGATTTAAGCGGTGGGTAGGCGAAGAAGCCCCAGGTAAGAACTGGGGCATCATCGTTCAAAGCCATGCAACTTTAGAAGAACTGCACCATCATTTTCGCCAGTTCCTTATGGTAACCACCGAAGAAGGCAAGGAACTCTATTTCCGCTTCTACGACCCGCGTGTATTACGCGTATTCCTCCCCACCTGCGATGCCGAGCAACTACAAGAGTTCTTCGGCATCGACTTGGTTGATGCGTTCGTGATGGAGGATGAAGCGGGCAATATGATCCGGTTCACACTTGATGGCGGTGCGTTGTACAAGCAAGAGTTGGGCATGGACCTCAAGGGTTTCCTAGCTGTCCGGGAGAAAGAACTGGCAGAAACCATTGCCAACACGGAACGTGTGGCTTGTGCTCCCGCCAATTCTCCCGCTTGA
- a CDS encoding T9SS type A sorting domain-containing protein — MRSHTLLSCLLLFSTIGHGQWNTIPSVYCIECDVPEILVEWDALPGADQIERLNTGIAFRSNDGTGHFPTSQLIMPLPGYAQISYLQDVDDDQDHDVFMTHGDTIYLYVNDGGMLTMMSLDTVLIDAEYMVSHQLDNGYLAPYDLDNDGQMELIWKIQQGSFFHYYKKNGNAYNKMTAPLLSPYDIPLNTKVVMIDWDGDGWRDIVHLGSDTEFDVLYVIPGVNGSSWATTPTTLQMAGIRDLMVHDINSDGVEDLLGSQSYYISHPDSVHYFVQSLSNGPNWAEYTRKLDMDCDGDIEIVSKGFNVGQMELSIHNADQLTLSSDIMTFGAQGAYGNPAHVVADVNADGALDLLLSSNLHDTVYLFVNQAALPTVTFAPPSTNIPPTNILLTGSSPVGGTYSGPGVVDDSLIVSMLPGGNIDITYTYSSFPGCVDSATVTFIDLTTALGVLDDPGSGFTAYPNPARDLVVIKSSMEEPAIAWLQDVIGRTVTTPIRIPSQGMAQLQVSELRPGTYLLILADEQQNILGQQKVLVE; from the coding sequence ATGAGAAGCCACACTCTCCTATCCTGCTTACTACTTTTCTCGACCATCGGTCACGGTCAATGGAACACCATTCCATCGGTCTACTGCATCGAATGCGATGTACCGGAAATCTTGGTGGAATGGGACGCTCTACCCGGCGCGGATCAGATCGAGCGACTGAACACCGGAATCGCTTTTCGATCCAATGACGGTACCGGGCATTTCCCAACATCTCAACTGATCATGCCGTTGCCAGGCTATGCGCAGATCTCGTACTTACAGGATGTTGATGATGACCAGGATCATGATGTGTTCATGACCCATGGGGACACCATTTATTTGTACGTGAATGATGGCGGCATGCTGACGATGATGTCATTGGATACTGTCTTGATAGATGCAGAGTACATGGTATCGCATCAGTTGGACAATGGCTACTTGGCACCGTATGATCTGGACAATGACGGCCAAATGGAATTGATATGGAAGATCCAACAGGGTTCATTCTTCCACTATTACAAGAAGAATGGCAACGCCTATAACAAAATGACCGCTCCCTTGCTCTCACCCTATGATATTCCCTTAAATACCAAAGTGGTCATGATCGACTGGGACGGAGATGGGTGGCGGGATATCGTTCACCTTGGATCCGATACGGAGTTCGATGTTCTATACGTAATACCTGGCGTAAATGGCTCTTCATGGGCTACTACACCAACTACCTTGCAAATGGCAGGGATTCGCGACCTGATGGTACACGACATCAATTCTGATGGCGTTGAAGACCTGCTCGGTTCGCAGTCCTATTATATCAGCCATCCGGATTCTGTTCATTACTTCGTCCAAAGTCTGTCTAATGGACCGAACTGGGCCGAGTATACCCGTAAGTTGGATATGGATTGTGATGGAGACATTGAAATCGTCTCCAAAGGGTTCAACGTCGGGCAAATGGAATTATCGATCCATAATGCTGATCAATTGACCCTATCCAGTGATATCATGACCTTTGGTGCGCAAGGCGCTTACGGCAACCCAGCCCATGTAGTGGCCGATGTGAACGCCGATGGTGCGCTGGACCTCCTCCTAAGCTCAAACTTGCATGATACCGTGTATCTGTTCGTAAACCAAGCAGCGCTTCCGACCGTCACGTTCGCTCCTCCTTCCACTAACATCCCGCCGACGAACATCTTGCTCACTGGCAGTTCGCCGGTCGGCGGCACGTACTCAGGCCCTGGTGTTGTGGATGACAGCCTAATCGTTTCCATGTTGCCAGGTGGTAACATTGACATCACCTACACCTATTCCAGTTTTCCTGGTTGCGTGGATTCCGCAACAGTGACGTTCATCGATCTTACTACTGCACTGGGAGTTCTTGATGATCCAGGTAGTGGCTTTACGGCATATCCTAACCCTGCCAGAGATCTTGTCGTGATCAAGTCTTCCATGGAAGAACCTGCAATTGCTTGGCTGCAAGACGTGATAGGCAGAACCGTAACGACTCCAATTCGGATCCCTTCGCAAGGCATGGCTCAATTGCAGGTAAGCGAACTACGACCCGGTACGTATCTACTGATCCTTGCGGACGAGCAGCAGAATATCCTAGGGCAGCAGAAGGTGCTGGTCGAATAG
- a CDS encoding glycosyltransferase family 2 protein, producing MYQGKKVVVVLPAYRAALTLEQTYKEIPFDLVDDVVLVDDKSPDNTVQVARDLGIRHIVMHKKNTGYGGNQKSCYDKAKELNADIVVMLHPDYQYTPKLLASMITLIGNDVYPVVFGSRILGNGALKGGMPVYKYIANRLLTLTQNILMGQKLSEYHTGYRAFGREVLDACDYHKCSDDFVFDNQMIAQVFWKGFEIAEITCPTKYFDEASSINFSRSMTYGLGVVGVSWRYFFARIGIAGWSILGSRGQQGS from the coding sequence ATGTACCAAGGCAAGAAAGTAGTTGTAGTGCTCCCCGCTTACCGCGCAGCACTGACCCTGGAACAAACTTACAAGGAGATCCCCTTCGACCTGGTGGATGATGTTGTGCTTGTGGACGATAAGAGTCCGGACAATACCGTTCAAGTAGCCCGCGATCTCGGCATTCGCCACATTGTGATGCACAAGAAGAATACCGGTTACGGCGGCAATCAGAAAAGCTGTTACGACAAGGCGAAGGAATTGAATGCTGATATCGTTGTGATGTTGCATCCGGATTATCAATACACGCCGAAGCTGCTGGCGAGCATGATCACATTGATCGGCAACGATGTGTATCCCGTTGTGTTCGGGTCGCGCATCTTGGGCAATGGAGCGTTGAAAGGAGGCATGCCGGTGTACAAATACATCGCGAACCGCTTGCTTACCCTCACGCAGAACATCCTTATGGGGCAGAAATTAAGCGAATATCACACGGGTTACAGGGCATTTGGTCGCGAAGTCCTTGATGCATGTGACTACCACAAATGTTCGGACGATTTCGTATTCGATAACCAAATGATCGCGCAGGTATTCTGGAAGGGGTTCGAGATCGCCGAGATCACCTGCCCAACAAAATACTTCGATGAAGCGAGCAGCATCAATTTCAGTCGCAGCATGACTTATGGTTTAGGCGTGGTGGGCGTGAGCTGGCGCTACTTCTTCGCGCGGATCGGTATCGCGGGTTGGAGCATATTGGGTTCACGCGGACAACAAGGCAGCTAA
- a CDS encoding DMT family transporter → MTLKKDNNSGTIWLLLVVLALIWGTSFILMKRGLYHDGVAVLTPWQVATSRLAIAWLALSPLLFKHFGLMRKHWLPLIGTGVLGNGIPAFLFATAQSRIDSSLSGMLNSLTPLMTMFVGALLFGIRMRGAHVIGIILGLIGAAGLIWVKRGDGTPAWSFYALLPVIGALCYGISGNIVKRYLYTLPATATAALALTFVGPICLGLALGSGLPETLRTNPQAWTSLGYIAILATLSSALALVLWNKLLQYTTALRASSVTYLMPVVAIVWGVLDGERVTPPQLAMITLVLSGVYIVSIAERTR, encoded by the coding sequence ATGACCCTAAAAAAAGACAATAACTCGGGCACTATTTGGCTCCTGCTGGTCGTTCTGGCCCTGATCTGGGGCACCTCCTTCATTCTTATGAAAAGGGGTTTGTACCACGATGGCGTTGCGGTTCTTACGCCCTGGCAAGTCGCTACCAGCCGCTTGGCAATTGCGTGGCTTGCACTCTCACCGCTATTGTTCAAACATTTCGGATTGATGCGCAAACATTGGTTACCCTTGATCGGCACAGGAGTACTGGGGAATGGAATTCCTGCATTCCTTTTCGCCACGGCGCAAAGCAGGATCGACAGCTCACTTTCCGGCATGTTGAATAGCCTAACCCCGCTCATGACCATGTTCGTCGGAGCGCTCTTGTTCGGGATCCGCATGCGCGGTGCACATGTTATCGGTATAATTCTCGGGTTGATCGGTGCAGCAGGGTTGATCTGGGTGAAACGCGGCGATGGAACACCTGCTTGGTCATTCTATGCGCTATTGCCCGTGATCGGAGCGCTGTGCTATGGCATCAGTGGAAACATCGTTAAGCGGTATTTGTACACCCTGCCCGCTACGGCAACGGCTGCTTTGGCGCTCACCTTCGTCGGCCCGATCTGTCTCGGCCTGGCCTTGGGCAGCGGTTTACCGGAAACCCTGCGCACCAATCCCCAGGCTTGGACTTCTTTGGGTTATATCGCCATACTCGCTACGTTGAGCAGCGCCTTGGCACTGGTCCTGTGGAACAAGCTCCTGCAATATACCACCGCATTGCGCGCTTCATCCGTTACGTACCTCATGCCTGTGGTTGCCATCGTCTGGGGCGTATTGGATGGCGAACGTGTGACCCCACCACAGCTCGCCATGATCACATTGGTGCTGAGTGGCGTATACATTGTGAGCATTGCGGAACGGACCCGATGA
- a CDS encoding heavy-metal-associated domain-containing protein: protein MISRTALPILATGLLLFGCGNTTVEDTTMKAAANVVRTVQEVGISSGVPVTSADISIDGMSCEMMCGGSIKKALAKLPGITSTKIEFIEGDEQDHAIISYDDTKVTDAEMIEAIQALHDGQYKVMAVKVTKQVKSATSSNKEAVKPKENGPVAAASCAPTSSIIIPSLFAILTRILVR, encoded by the coding sequence ATGATCTCCCGAACCGCTCTCCCGATACTCGCTACTGGTCTATTGCTTTTTGGTTGCGGCAATACCACAGTTGAGGATACCACCATGAAGGCGGCTGCCAACGTGGTTCGTACCGTTCAGGAAGTTGGGATCAGTTCCGGCGTACCTGTTACCAGTGCGGATATTAGCATTGACGGGATGTCCTGCGAGATGATGTGCGGTGGTTCCATCAAAAAGGCATTGGCCAAACTCCCAGGCATAACAAGCACAAAGATCGAGTTCATTGAAGGCGATGAACAGGATCACGCCATCATTTCTTATGATGACACAAAGGTGACTGACGCTGAAATGATCGAAGCGATCCAAGCCTTGCATGATGGACAGTACAAAGTGATGGCTGTGAAGGTCACCAAACAGGTGAAAAGTGCGACATCCAGTAACAAAGAAGCGGTTAAGCCGAAGGAGAATGGTCCTGTAGCCGCAGCTTCATGCGCCCCAACTTCTTCCATAATTATCCCAAGCCTGTTCGCGATCCTGACGCGGATCCTGGTCCGGTGA
- a CDS encoding COX15/CtaA family protein, which translates to MKDQGQTRLKPVVTWLLTGCILIACMVAIGGITRLTDSGLSITEWKPIMGALPPMNDAEWTEAFEKYKEIPEYTLTNPHMDIAGFKRIFFWEYLHRNWGRMMGLVFAIPFVLFWRKGLLKGWLWKRSWVILIGGGLVGALGWFMVVSGLQERTDVSHYRLAIHLCAAFTVFAIVLWTVLDIKKGRRTFKSNGSREGKWARGLLVLLLLQIVWGAFTAGLDAGHMYNTWPLMNGEIMPENVTAFGSLLKDFTDHRDGVQFVHRYFAWVVALAFVWYGVRFRNTPDLAAPAKWLMIAVGLQFVLGVFTVLSHVHIALGVAHQFGALLLLAAVLWVMHSTGITSNAA; encoded by the coding sequence ATGAAAGATCAGGGACAAACTCGATTAAAACCAGTTGTCACTTGGCTGCTCACGGGTTGCATCCTGATCGCCTGTATGGTGGCTATCGGTGGCATTACCCGCCTTACGGATAGCGGCCTCTCCATTACCGAATGGAAACCGATCATGGGTGCATTGCCACCCATGAACGATGCCGAATGGACAGAGGCCTTCGAAAAGTACAAAGAGATCCCGGAGTACACGCTGACCAACCCGCACATGGACATCGCGGGTTTCAAACGGATCTTTTTCTGGGAGTACCTGCATCGCAATTGGGGTAGGATGATGGGGCTGGTCTTTGCCATTCCGTTCGTGCTGTTCTGGCGAAAGGGTTTGTTGAAAGGCTGGCTTTGGAAACGCAGTTGGGTGATCCTGATCGGTGGTGGACTTGTTGGTGCGCTGGGCTGGTTCATGGTCGTTAGTGGGCTACAGGAACGTACCGATGTGAGCCATTACCGCTTGGCCATCCACCTCTGTGCGGCGTTCACGGTGTTCGCCATTGTGTTGTGGACGGTTCTTGATATCAAGAAGGGTAGGCGAACGTTCAAATCCAACGGTTCACGCGAAGGTAAATGGGCGCGAGGCCTGCTGGTCCTGTTGCTATTACAGATCGTTTGGGGCGCATTCACCGCAGGGCTGGATGCCGGCCACATGTACAATACATGGCCGCTGATGAATGGCGAGATCATGCCCGAGAACGTGACCGCATTCGGGAGCTTGCTCAAGGACTTCACCGACCACCGCGACGGCGTGCAATTCGTTCACCGCTACTTCGCGTGGGTGGTAGCGCTTGCATTCGTTTGGTACGGTGTACGCTTCAGGAATACCCCCGATCTTGCCGCACCTGCGAAGTGGCTGATGATCGCCGTTGGACTGCAATTCGTTCTGGGTGTGTTCACGGTGTTATCGCACGTGCATATCGCCCTTGGCGTTGCGCATCAATTCGGAGCGCTGCTGCTACTTGCTGCCGTGCTTTGGGTCATGCACAGTACCGGTATCACTTCCAACGCAGCGTAG
- a CDS encoding gliding motility lipoprotein GldD codes for MSSTSEHRISAQWRVLLGATVILVVLATGCTPDPVPKPRGYFRIDLPEKQYERWNSSNGLSAEIPTYVKMAERDAKSDARWYDMRFPQQRATVHLTWSPVGGQLNNLIADAHEFKNSHGAKALKIGNERVVRDSVRVFGTLFDVEGDVASPFVFYLTDSTDNFLYGALYFDVRPNADSLAPVTDRIRDDLRHLAATLRWK; via the coding sequence ATGAGTAGTACCAGCGAACATAGGATCTCGGCGCAGTGGCGTGTGCTGCTAGGAGCCACCGTGATCTTGGTGGTCCTTGCCACTGGCTGCACACCAGATCCGGTTCCGAAACCACGCGGTTATTTCCGCATCGACCTTCCCGAAAAACAATACGAGCGTTGGAACAGTTCAAACGGACTATCCGCAGAGATCCCGACCTACGTGAAAATGGCCGAGCGTGATGCGAAGAGCGATGCGCGCTGGTATGATATGCGCTTTCCGCAGCAACGCGCGACGGTCCATCTGACATGGAGTCCTGTTGGTGGCCAATTGAACAATTTGATCGCCGACGCGCATGAGTTCAAGAATTCACACGGTGCCAAAGCGTTGAAGATCGGCAACGAACGCGTGGTGCGCGACAGTGTGCGGGTATTCGGAACGCTCTTCGATGTGGAAGGTGATGTTGCAAGCCCGTTCGTGTTCTACCTCACCGATAGCACGGACAATTTCCTTTACGGTGCGCTGTATTTCGATGTGCGTCCGAATGCCGATTCACTTGCGCCCGTAACGGATCGGATCCGTGATGACCTGCGTCATTTGGCTGCTACGCTGCGTTGGAAGTGA
- the gldE gene encoding gliding motility-associated protein GldE: protein MSPAVVIYLVIIGALLLLTAAMSASEFALFSLKPEHLRELKERGGKNGIRVMELLAKPRRLLATILISSAFVNMGIIVLSTFIVTQLWDVAAMPHYLAITVHVSAVAFLIVLVGEVIPKVYSSTEPISIAKRMSGLLITLRWLFRPLSETLVRSTNFIEKRYNKKQKQTLSVDSLGHALDLTQDESSSVQEQRILRGIVKFGNFEVRQIMRPRTEVVGFAQELDFKQLLAAIVESGFSRVPIYEETLDTVKGVLYIKDVLPHIEKPAFDWLSLIREPYFVPESKKLDDLLKEFQTEKVHLAVVVDEYGGTSGIITLEDVIEEIVGDITDEYDDEDLWYSKLDDRTWVFEGKAALTDVYRVLGIDGTLFEEHKGDSGTLGGFILEQTGRIPKKGERIDFGNWTFVVEGSDNKRIRRVKMIMRVVVDE, encoded by the coding sequence ATGAGTCCGGCGGTGGTGATCTATCTGGTGATCATTGGTGCATTGTTGCTGTTGACAGCGGCGATGTCGGCCAGTGAGTTTGCGTTGTTCTCGCTGAAGCCGGAGCACTTGCGTGAACTGAAAGAGCGTGGTGGGAAGAATGGAATCCGTGTGATGGAACTGCTGGCGAAACCGCGTCGGTTGCTTGCCACGATATTGATCTCCAGTGCCTTCGTGAACATGGGCATTATCGTCCTTAGCACGTTCATCGTTACCCAGTTGTGGGATGTGGCGGCGATGCCGCACTACTTGGCCATCACGGTGCATGTATCCGCCGTGGCGTTCTTGATCGTGTTGGTGGGTGAAGTGATCCCGAAGGTGTATTCAAGTACGGAGCCGATAAGCATTGCAAAACGAATGTCCGGTCTGTTGATCACGTTGCGCTGGTTGTTCCGTCCGCTGAGCGAGACATTGGTGCGCAGTACGAATTTCATTGAGAAACGCTACAACAAAAAGCAGAAGCAGACCCTTTCCGTGGATTCATTAGGCCACGCGCTGGACCTTACTCAGGATGAAAGCTCGAGCGTGCAGGAACAGCGGATCCTGCGCGGCATCGTGAAGTTCGGCAACTTCGAGGTCCGCCAGATCATGCGCCCCCGGACGGAGGTCGTCGGGTTCGCACAGGAATTGGATTTCAAACAATTGTTGGCGGCAATTGTCGAGAGTGGATTCTCGCGTGTGCCGATCTATGAAGAAACCTTGGACACGGTGAAAGGCGTGCTGTACATCAAGGACGTGCTACCGCATATCGAGAAACCGGCGTTCGATTGGTTGAGCCTGATCCGTGAACCGTATTTCGTGCCGGAAAGCAAGAAGTTGGATGACCTGTTGAAGGAGTTCCAGACCGAGAAGGTCCACTTGGCCGTAGTGGTGGATGAGTACGGCGGAACAAGCGGGATCATTACGTTGGAGGATGTGATCGAAGAGATCGTGGGTGACATCACCGATGAATACGATGACGAGGACCTGTGGTACAGCAAGCTCGATGACCGCACGTGGGTATTCGAAGGAAAAGCCGCACTGACGGATGTTTACCGTGTGTTGGGCATCGACGGTACACTCTTCGAGGAACACAAAGGTGATAGCGGAACGTTGGGTGGTTTCATACTGGAACAGACCGGTCGTATCCCGAAAAAGGGCGAGCGCATTGATTTCGGAAATTGGACCTTCGTTGTGGAGGGTTCGGATAACAAACGGATCCGACGGGTGAAGATGATCATGCGTGTTGTGGTTGATGAGTAG
- the ssb gene encoding single-stranded DNA-binding protein, with protein sequence MAGVNKVILVGNLGADPEIRHLQNGASVANFRIATSETYKDKTTGERREQTEWHSLVAWRGLAEITEKYLRKGSKVYVEGKLRTRQWQDKDGNTKYTTEIHVDELTMLDRASDNSGASSSGNSGQQQPQSQAKETSSAAQTPIGQGADDDDDLPF encoded by the coding sequence ATGGCCGGAGTAAACAAAGTGATATTGGTCGGCAACCTTGGCGCCGACCCAGAAATTCGCCACCTGCAGAATGGTGCGAGCGTTGCCAATTTTCGAATTGCCACCAGCGAGACGTATAAGGACAAGACCACAGGTGAACGCCGCGAGCAGACCGAGTGGCATAGCCTGGTTGCATGGCGTGGTCTGGCAGAGATCACCGAGAAGTATCTGCGCAAAGGCAGCAAGGTGTATGTAGAGGGTAAGCTCCGTACCCGCCAATGGCAGGACAAGGATGGTAATACCAAGTATACCACGGAGATCCATGTGGATGAACTGACCATGCTGGATCGCGCAAGTGACAACAGCGGTGCTAGTAGCAGTGGGAATAGCGGTCAACAACAACCTCAGTCACAAGCGAAGGAAACATCCAGCGCCGCGCAAACGCCCATTGGCCAAGGCGCCGATGATGATGATGACCTGCCGTTCTAG
- the mutY gene encoding A/G-specific adenine glycosylase, whose protein sequence is MARTPNNTSTALQWFSRALLPWYREHYRDLPWRRTTDPYRIWLSEVILQQTRVDQGMAYWHRFVERYPTVADLAKAPEDDVLKLWQGLGYYSRARNLRTAAQQVMDVHQGQFPRNYEALKQLKGIGEYTAAAIGSISFNLPEPVVDGNVYRVLARVFGLDLPIDSAAGKKAFRSLAADLLDPTHPGDHNQAVMELGATVCTPKNPLCATCPVATKCIAKATDRITELPVKANRTAVRTRHFNYLHIITKKGTYLRKRTGKGIWEGLYEFPQIESEKDLGTKRFAALLERTYGKGWELTNSHGPVKHVLSHQLIRATFWTASSPPGFAIPADWVLVPKAKMKKYAVPRLVERYLGEG, encoded by the coding sequence ATGGCACGCACACCCAACAATACTAGCACCGCACTCCAGTGGTTCAGCAGGGCATTGCTGCCATGGTACCGGGAGCACTACCGCGACCTGCCCTGGCGGCGCACCACCGACCCGTACCGGATCTGGTTGAGCGAGGTGATCCTACAGCAAACGCGGGTTGACCAAGGAATGGCGTACTGGCATCGGTTCGTGGAACGCTACCCCACCGTGGCCGATCTGGCCAAAGCACCCGAGGATGATGTGCTGAAACTCTGGCAAGGACTCGGCTACTACAGCCGGGCGCGCAACCTCCGGACCGCCGCGCAACAGGTCATGGACGTGCATCAGGGGCAGTTCCCACGGAACTACGAAGCCTTGAAACAACTGAAGGGCATAGGCGAATACACCGCAGCGGCTATTGGCAGTATTTCTTTCAACCTACCGGAGCCGGTGGTCGATGGCAATGTGTACCGTGTGCTGGCGCGGGTCTTCGGGTTGGACCTCCCGATCGACAGCGCAGCAGGAAAAAAAGCGTTCCGGTCCTTAGCCGCAGACCTCTTGGACCCGACCCATCCGGGCGACCACAACCAGGCCGTAATGGAATTGGGCGCTACGGTGTGTACTCCGAAGAACCCGCTGTGCGCAACCTGTCCCGTTGCAACCAAGTGCATTGCAAAAGCAACGGACCGCATCACCGAATTACCCGTAAAGGCGAACCGGACCGCAGTGCGCACGCGCCATTTCAACTACTTGCACATCATCACCAAAAAAGGCACTTACCTACGGAAACGAACAGGCAAAGGCATCTGGGAAGGCCTGTACGAGTTCCCCCAGATCGAATCCGAAAAAGACCTTGGAACCAAACGGTTCGCAGCGCTCTTGGAACGCACCTACGGCAAGGGATGGGAACTCACCAATTCCCACGGCCCGGTAAAGCACGTGCTAAGCCACCAACTCATCCGTGCCACCTTCTGGACCGCCAGCTCGCCACCCGGTTTCGCTATTCCAGCGGATTGGGTCCTGGTGCCGAAAGCGAAAATGAAGAAGTATGCTGTGCCGCGGTTGGTTGAACGGTATTTGGGGGAGGGTTAG
- a CDS encoding integration host factor subunit beta yields MTKAELVGMIAKRTGVERQVVLTTVEAFMEEVKLSLEKGENVHLRGFGSFVVKHRAQKTGRILARNTTIIIPAHDVPAFKPADTFVDKVKNRAKSA; encoded by the coding sequence ATGACGAAGGCAGAATTGGTCGGTATGATCGCGAAACGGACAGGTGTTGAACGCCAAGTTGTTCTCACTACCGTTGAGGCATTCATGGAAGAAGTGAAGTTGAGCCTTGAGAAAGGCGAGAACGTACACCTGCGTGGCTTCGGGAGCTTCGTGGTAAAGCACAGGGCACAGAAGACCGGAAGGATCCTGGCCCGTAATACCACCATTATCATTCCAGCACACGATGTGCCGGCGTTCAAACCTGCCGACACGTTCGTCGACAAGGTGAAGAACAGAGCTAAGTCCGCGTAA
- a CDS encoding tetratricopeptide repeat protein, translated as MNGLKKPQLLALGVAVVVIVLLVLAPRMPSGKQEEMAKMDPAKARTAEAVALVNGQEPMRGIKMLLEIVKEEPNNVEALWNLGLFSVKSGQYDKALDRFKKVVELDPDGYPDALFYLGRTYATLDSIPQAIASLEKYKSTSQDTAINNGIDRFLLQLKNE; from the coding sequence ATGAATGGCTTGAAGAAGCCTCAGTTGCTGGCACTCGGAGTAGCAGTGGTAGTGATCGTTCTTTTGGTATTGGCCCCCCGGATGCCTTCCGGGAAGCAGGAGGAAATGGCGAAAATGGACCCCGCCAAGGCGCGTACCGCGGAAGCGGTTGCTTTGGTGAATGGACAGGAACCCATGCGCGGCATCAAAATGCTGCTGGAGATCGTGAAAGAGGAACCTAACAATGTGGAAGCACTTTGGAATCTGGGACTCTTCAGTGTCAAAAGCGGACAGTATGATAAAGCCCTTGATCGCTTCAAAAAGGTAGTTGAACTGGACCCGGATGGTTACCCGGATGCCTTGTTCTACTTGGGCCGAACCTACGCGACCTTGGACTCCATACCCCAAGCCATTGCGAGTCTGGAAAAGTATAAAAGCACTTCGCAGGATACGGCGATCAATAATGGTATCGATCGCTTCCTGCTTCAATTGAAAAACGAATAA